AGTATTTTTTTTTCCCGTGTGATAAGGTTGGCAACATTCTTCGTAGGTTTTTCCTGAACAGCAGGGACAATTCATTTTCTAAATTTTATTTAAATACAAATTTACGTGAATATTATTAGTTTTTTGGTTTGCCACGAATTCACGAATTTTATAAACATATTAACAGGAGTAAAGCTAATATCAATAGGGACGGGCTTTAGCCCGTTTAAACAAAAGGAATAATTCCAATTCGGCTTTAGCCAAAACCTAAATAATATATTTCCCACAGATGACACAGATTTTAACAGATGTTTGCGTTTTAATTTTATAATGACTAAAAATCTGCGAATCCGCGAGAATAAATATTCGTGTTATCCATGAAAAACAAAAAAAGCATCCAAAAAAATGAATGCTTTTAAAAATTTATTTAATAAAACCTCTGTTTCTCAATAAAGGCTTAATATCCGGATCATGTCCTGTGAAATCTCTGAATGCCTGATTCAAATCAACAGAATTTCCTACCGAAAGAATATATTTTCTGAAACGGTCACCGTTTTCTCTGGTCAGTCCACCATTCTTAGAAATCCATTCCCAGGCATCATTATCTAAAGTTTCAGACCATAAATAAGCGTAATATCCAGCAGAATAACCACCGCCCCAAATGTGTGCAAAATAAGGGGTATGATATCGTGGAGGAACCGTTGCTAAAGTAAATCCATGTTTCGTTAACGACTGTTTTTCGAAATCTAAAACAGGAATCAACTGACTTTCATTGGTTACTGTATGCCAATCCATATCCAGCTCAGCGGCAGAAACTAACTCGCTGGTCATGTAACCTTGGTTGAAAGTTGATGCTTTTTTAATTTTATCAACCAAAGCCTGTGGAATTGGCTGTTTTGTTTCGTAATGTAAAGCGTAGTTTTTCAAAACAATCGGATCTAAAGCCCAATGCTCATTGATTTGTGATGGGAATTCCACAAAATCTCTAGGTACATTCGTCCCCGAAAGTGATGGGTATTTCTGGCTTGCAAACATCCCGTGAATGGAGTGACCAAATTCATGGAAGATCGTCGTTACATCATCATAACTAATTAGTGAAGGTTTTCCCGGAGCAGGTTTCTGATAATTGTAGCAGTTGACAATTACAGGTTTTGTTCCTAATAAATAAGATTGCTCAACAAAATTACTCATCCAGGCGCCACCATTTTTAGAATCTCTCGTGTAGAAATCTAAATAATAAATAGCAATAGATTTTCCGTCGTGATCGAAAACTTCGTATGTCACAACATCCGGATGATAAACCGGAAGATCTGTTCTTTTCTTGAAAGTTAATCCATAGAATTTTTCAGCCGCGAAGAAAACTCCTTTTTCTAAAACTGTTGTAATTTCAAAATAAGGCTTGATTTGATTTTCATCTAAATCGAATTTCGCTTTTCTTACCTGTTCAGCATAAAAATTCCAGTCCCAAGGTTCAACTTTGAAACCTCCCTTCTGCTGATCGATCAAATCCTGAATATCTTTTGCTTCACGTCTTGCTGTTTCTACGGCTGGTGTTGCAATTTGGTTCATTAAATTGGTTGCCGCTTCGGGATTTTTTGCCATCTGATCCTGCAATTTCCATTCTGCGAAACTTTTTTTACCTAAAACCTGAGCTTTTTTCAGTCTAAGTTTAGCTAATTTTTCGATTGTTTCTCTGGTGTCGTTTGCGTCGCCTTTTTCGGCTCTCAACCATGAAGCTTTGAATAATTTTTCTCTGGTTGCTCTGTTTTTTAGGTTTTGTAAAAGTGGCTGTTGCGTTGTATTTTGTAAAGCCAATAAATATTGACCAGGTTTTCCAGCATTTTTAGCATCAGAAGCTGCTGCTGCAATTTCATCAGCTGAAAGTCCGTCTAATTCTTTAGCATCATTAAAGAAAACGCCGCCTTGTTTTCTCGCTTCCAATAGTTTGTTGGAATATTGAGTAGAAAGTGAAGCTAATTCCTGATTGAATTGCTTTAATTTTTCCTTATCCGCAGAAGAAAGGTTCGCTCCGGCGATTTCGAAATTTTGCTTATAATATTGTAATAATCTTTTGCTTTCAGAATCTAAACCGTTTTCAGAAATCGCTTTAATTCTTTTATAAAGATTTTCATTCAGATACATTTTATCGGAATGTGCTGCAAAAATAGGAGCATATTCTTCGTCTAAAGCCTGTAGAGTAGGGTTGGTATTCGCACTTGTAAGGTTTGAAAATACGATGGTTGCTCTCTTCAGAATTTCTCCGCTCTGTTCTAATGCTACAATCGTGTTCTCGAAAGTAGGAGCTTCAGGATTGTTGGCAATTTTGAGGATTTCAGCGTCGTGTTGTTGTAATCCGAAATCAAAAGCAGGTTTAAAATGTTCATTTTTAATTTTATCAAACTCCGGAGCTTCGTATTGAAGCTTACTTTTCTTCATAAAAGGGTTTGATGCCAGTGAAGCAGGAATCGTGATTTCCTGTTGGGTATCGGTTTTTTTCATTGTAGTACATGAGTAATTAAATGCTAATGCAGAAATTAATAATACCGATGTAATATTTTTCATAAATTAGTTGTTAATAAAGTATAAAGATAATTAAAACTTAACTCATAAAACCATAAACATGAAATCTACACCTCTTTTTATATTCTCAGCCTTTCTTTTACTGTCTTCCTGTAATGATAAACATGAAAGAAGATCCAGCGAAAATGAAAAAACGACATGGGTGGATAAA
The sequence above is a segment of the Chryseobacterium sp. MYb264 genome. Coding sequences within it:
- a CDS encoding M3 family metallopeptidase, which encodes MKNITSVLLISALAFNYSCTTMKKTDTQQEITIPASLASNPFMKKSKLQYEAPEFDKIKNEHFKPAFDFGLQQHDAEILKIANNPEAPTFENTIVALEQSGEILKRATIVFSNLTSANTNPTLQALDEEYAPIFAAHSDKMYLNENLYKRIKAISENGLDSESKRLLQYYKQNFEIAGANLSSADKEKLKQFNQELASLSTQYSNKLLEARKQGGVFFNDAKELDGLSADEIAAAASDAKNAGKPGQYLLALQNTTQQPLLQNLKNRATREKLFKASWLRAEKGDANDTRETIEKLAKLRLKKAQVLGKKSFAEWKLQDQMAKNPEAATNLMNQIATPAVETARREAKDIQDLIDQQKGGFKVEPWDWNFYAEQVRKAKFDLDENQIKPYFEITTVLEKGVFFAAEKFYGLTFKKRTDLPVYHPDVVTYEVFDHDGKSIAIYYLDFYTRDSKNGGAWMSNFVEQSYLLGTKPVIVNCYNYQKPAPGKPSLISYDDVTTIFHEFGHSIHGMFASQKYPSLSGTNVPRDFVEFPSQINEHWALDPIVLKNYALHYETKQPIPQALVDKIKKASTFNQGYMTSELVSAAELDMDWHTVTNESQLIPVLDFEKQSLTKHGFTLATVPPRYHTPYFAHIWGGGYSAGYYAYLWSETLDNDAWEWISKNGGLTRENGDRFRKYILSVGNSVDLNQAFRDFTGHDPDIKPLLRNRGFIK